A region from the Cryptosporangium arvum DSM 44712 genome encodes:
- a CDS encoding MerR family transcriptional regulator has protein sequence MPSWSTVPAVTGRHRGEHGESGTTPISELPAQNRTLPDELSVEQLAEHCGVTVRLVRAHQSRRLLHPPRRVGRRSVYDHSHIDRVALIQRLQKAGFSLAAIRALLQTGHNAPELALAWHAEGLAMRFPTLTDDSDPELQVEPEGVADLHAQPGAWEALQSYGLVTRGPDGNWHGTHPVLVAVGRRAREMGMPSTEITRLQLQVARAAFDLSREILDSFNRIFAQRPAGNGRIEHYAGMSAVATALVTATFEVQLSRVVRGVVGIPSDAP, from the coding sequence GTGCCATCTTGGAGTACGGTGCCAGCTGTGACGGGGCGCCACCGCGGAGAACACGGAGAGTCTGGCACCACCCCAATCTCCGAGCTGCCCGCTCAAAACCGGACACTGCCCGACGAACTGAGCGTCGAACAGCTCGCGGAGCACTGTGGGGTGACGGTCCGGTTGGTTCGAGCCCACCAGTCGCGCCGGTTGCTCCATCCGCCGCGCCGGGTCGGGCGCCGCAGCGTCTACGACCACTCGCACATCGACCGGGTCGCGCTGATCCAGCGATTACAGAAGGCCGGTTTTTCGCTCGCCGCGATCCGGGCCCTGCTGCAGACCGGTCACAACGCCCCGGAGCTCGCGCTCGCCTGGCACGCGGAGGGCCTCGCGATGCGTTTCCCGACGCTCACCGACGACTCCGACCCCGAACTGCAGGTGGAGCCGGAGGGCGTCGCCGACCTCCACGCGCAGCCCGGGGCGTGGGAGGCGCTGCAGTCCTACGGGCTGGTCACCCGCGGTCCCGACGGCAACTGGCACGGCACGCACCCGGTGCTGGTCGCGGTCGGCAGGCGGGCCCGCGAGATGGGGATGCCGTCGACCGAGATCACCCGCCTGCAGCTGCAGGTGGCCCGGGCCGCGTTCGACCTCTCCCGGGAGATCCTGGACTCGTTCAACCGCATCTTCGCCCAGCGCCCGGCCGGAAACGGCCGGATCGAGCACTACGCCGGCATGTCGGCAGTGGCGACGGCGCTGGTCACGGCCACGTTCGAGGTGCAGCTCAGCCGGGTGGTGCGGGGCGTCGTCGGGATACCCTCCGACGCCCCCTAG
- a CDS encoding NUDIX hydrolase → MVSGVRDAATTVLLRDAPGGLEAYLMVRSTRLSAFAGLTVFPGGSVDPGDHVADELWRGPDPARWPLSADPGLSRALVTAAVRETFEEIGVLLAEGASFPSADELQRDRAALEDHRVTLPELLTARGLVIRTDLIRPWTHWITPEAEKRRFDTRFFVAGLPAGQDAQQPSGEATRGFWQSPAGALAAVERGEFGMLPPTASTLLGLVEFGTLADVFAAAENRTIRPIRPVYRGDAEGPRLTLPPESLELLPPGVTPEFIAGLMSGIARHGRPPATEKGSA, encoded by the coding sequence ATGGTTTCCGGAGTGCGCGACGCTGCCACCACCGTCCTTCTCCGGGACGCTCCCGGTGGCCTGGAGGCGTATCTCATGGTCCGGTCGACGCGGCTGTCCGCGTTCGCCGGGCTGACCGTTTTCCCGGGGGGCTCGGTCGACCCCGGAGACCACGTCGCGGACGAGCTCTGGCGTGGCCCCGACCCCGCCCGGTGGCCGCTCTCCGCCGACCCCGGCCTGTCCAGGGCACTCGTCACCGCCGCCGTGCGTGAGACGTTCGAGGAGATCGGCGTGCTGCTGGCCGAGGGCGCGTCGTTCCCGTCCGCGGACGAACTCCAGCGCGACCGTGCCGCGCTGGAGGACCACCGGGTCACGCTGCCCGAGCTGCTCACGGCACGCGGTCTGGTGATCCGCACGGACCTGATCCGGCCGTGGACGCACTGGATCACCCCGGAGGCCGAGAAACGCCGCTTCGACACCCGCTTCTTCGTCGCGGGCCTGCCGGCCGGGCAGGACGCGCAGCAGCCGTCCGGGGAGGCCACCCGGGGATTCTGGCAGTCGCCGGCCGGGGCGCTCGCCGCCGTCGAGCGGGGCGAGTTCGGCATGCTGCCTCCGACCGCGTCGACGCTGCTGGGGCTGGTCGAGTTCGGCACGCTCGCGGACGTCTTCGCCGCCGCCGAGAACCGGACGATCCGGCCCATCCGGCCGGTCTACCGCGGCGACGCGGAAGGCCCACGGCTGACGCTGCCGCCCGAGTCGCTCGAGTTGCTGCCGCCGGGCGTCACACCGGAGTTCATCGCGGGACTGATGTCCGGGATCGCTCGCCACGGGCGCCCGCCCGCGACCGAAAAGGGGTCGGCGTGA
- a CDS encoding MBL fold metallo-hydrolase, with product MTLPDWVPSWATLVRADNPSPMTLEGTNTWVLRAAGSTGCVVIDPGPLLEPHLEKVAGYGPVVATLLTHGHPDHAEGAARFAEMTGSDVLALDPRHGQPLVPDGEPLEVAGLSLRTFGTPGHTADSVSFVIDDEAVLTGDTILGRGTTVVAWPDGILGDYLTSLERLRGLGNIPVLPGHGPVLPDAQAVAAYYLEHRAQRLAQVEAAVTAGASTPMQVVEAVYADVDRSVWPAAELSVRAQLDYLRATGRP from the coding sequence GTGACCCTGCCCGACTGGGTTCCGAGCTGGGCGACGCTGGTCCGCGCCGACAACCCCTCACCGATGACGCTCGAGGGCACCAACACCTGGGTGCTGCGTGCGGCGGGCTCGACCGGTTGTGTGGTCATCGACCCGGGGCCGCTGCTCGAGCCACACCTGGAGAAGGTGGCCGGCTACGGCCCGGTAGTGGCCACGCTTCTCACGCACGGCCACCCCGACCACGCCGAGGGGGCCGCCCGCTTCGCCGAGATGACCGGTTCGGACGTGCTCGCGCTGGATCCGCGGCACGGTCAGCCGCTCGTCCCGGACGGTGAGCCGCTGGAAGTCGCCGGCCTGAGTCTCCGGACGTTCGGCACGCCGGGGCACACGGCGGACTCGGTGTCGTTCGTGATCGACGACGAGGCGGTGCTCACCGGCGACACCATCCTGGGCCGGGGTACGACGGTCGTCGCCTGGCCGGACGGCATCCTCGGCGACTACCTCACCAGCCTCGAGCGGCTACGCGGGCTCGGGAACATTCCGGTGCTGCCCGGCCACGGGCCCGTGCTGCCCGACGCCCAGGCGGTCGCCGCGTACTACCTCGAGCACCGCGCCCAGCGGCTCGCCCAGGTCGAGGCCGCGGTGACCGCCGGCGCGTCGACACCGATGCAGGTCGTCGAGGCCGTCTACGCCGACGTCGACCGCTCCGTCTGGCCGGCGGCCGAGCTGTCGGTGCGGGCCCAGCTCGACTACCTGCGGGCGACTGGCCGACCATGA
- a CDS encoding adenylate/guanylate cyclase domain-containing protein → MTCPVCGTVAVPGARYCHHCGTRLPDVEPTGFATERRVVTVLFGDLTDFTAWSEDLDPERVGRLTDRVLAACAQAVTAFGGHVDKLTGDGIMAVFGAPVAHEDDPERAVRSALAMQRAVKRVIEDELGGGRRLGLRVGVNTGEVVAGVQAALSYTVIGDTVNTAARLSDAAGMGAVYAGARTQRATRDRAAWRRLPPLRLKGKRAPVEAYELLGLRDAAGIRPGLGDEAPFVGREVESGRLLGRFAEVAEENEPRVVVVTAEAGAGKTRLSAELARMVGDSFGARALSTRCPAFGETGRLAPLADLVRQACGVEPDEPDERIAERIRRVATDLPDPGLGPGGVEVLFDLVDVESDVDALTGVPGISTAAGRRARVPEVMAALLGGLAVTEPVLVVVDDVHNASPETLDALGGLVERLDGAVLVLLLGRPELVRTHGLLTRLPGAEPMPLPPLTGAAVSRLLRSYLGGPLDRADETRLLATAQGNPFYLAELVSLLVEQGRLTGGTSGWRLAPGGFRGRLLSSDLAAVLTARIDALPSYPRAVLRDAAVVGDRVPAGALEELQGSRRAPVTVTADLDRALGDLISRRMLRRTASGGYGFVTALMREAAYSGIGHADLAARHARIARWAESGPIRGLSDVERDEFVARHAERALRLADQMSLPPSHESRRVATIGVAALHGLAERTIAVGEPARALRLLDRAIALLPAGDRGPVSDDDLRLLRSRALLASGRTEEARELASSVALGEGSVAVAALLVKGEALRAAGETRAAVAAWSLALRKSRAAELPNCESEALRRLGMLDYLGGRLPLAERRFTAAYRVASACGDGPGTAWALQHLAWSATTRGDFGRADRVLEEARAVFARLDDPAGRSWVRGTTAFVRLLEGRLHEARRLAEKFVPYAERVADGWAVAALRIVDAFAAAELGDLTHATQQADLAHAAFLTGHDPWGASLALTVRGVIARGMDRLDDAVDLLSEALETGAQVGHPLTAGIALTVRGYCYLAAGELAAAEADAVRTLELIEPLDVDPSTRVGPLVLQAQARRLSGDRDGALQLLGEVVNDPSGPSLLFPRRQALAHYAGVLLEAGKSEESLEWARRASRVPAEDVRSRVVSRRALAVSLAATGALSEALTAADEAVALAYGTEQASERAASDTVRDRVALAHALERPSG, encoded by the coding sequence ATGACCTGTCCGGTCTGCGGCACGGTCGCGGTGCCCGGTGCGCGGTACTGCCACCACTGCGGTACCCGCTTGCCGGACGTCGAGCCGACCGGGTTCGCGACCGAACGTCGCGTCGTCACCGTGCTGTTCGGTGACCTGACCGACTTCACGGCCTGGTCGGAGGACCTCGACCCGGAGCGGGTCGGGCGGCTGACCGACCGGGTGCTGGCGGCCTGCGCGCAGGCCGTCACCGCCTTCGGCGGCCACGTCGACAAACTGACCGGCGACGGCATCATGGCTGTTTTCGGCGCCCCGGTCGCTCACGAGGACGACCCGGAGCGCGCGGTCCGCTCGGCCCTGGCCATGCAGCGGGCAGTCAAGCGGGTCATTGAGGACGAGCTGGGCGGTGGGCGCCGGCTGGGCCTGCGGGTGGGGGTCAACACCGGCGAGGTCGTCGCCGGGGTGCAGGCCGCCCTCTCGTACACGGTCATCGGCGACACCGTGAACACCGCGGCCCGGCTCTCCGACGCGGCCGGCATGGGCGCGGTCTACGCCGGTGCGCGTACCCAGCGTGCGACCAGGGACCGGGCCGCGTGGCGTCGGTTGCCGCCGTTGCGGTTGAAGGGCAAGCGAGCGCCGGTCGAGGCGTACGAGCTCCTCGGGCTGCGTGACGCCGCGGGCATCCGACCCGGGCTCGGCGACGAGGCGCCGTTCGTCGGGCGCGAGGTCGAGAGCGGCCGGCTGCTCGGACGGTTCGCGGAGGTCGCCGAGGAGAACGAGCCGCGCGTCGTCGTGGTCACCGCCGAGGCCGGAGCGGGCAAGACCCGGCTCTCGGCCGAGCTCGCGCGGATGGTCGGCGACTCGTTCGGGGCGCGTGCGCTCTCCACCCGCTGCCCGGCATTCGGCGAGACCGGCCGGCTGGCGCCGCTGGCCGACCTGGTGCGTCAGGCGTGCGGCGTCGAACCGGACGAGCCCGACGAGCGGATCGCCGAACGCATCCGCCGGGTCGCCACCGACCTGCCCGACCCCGGGCTCGGCCCCGGCGGCGTCGAGGTGCTGTTCGACCTGGTCGACGTCGAATCCGACGTCGACGCGCTGACCGGCGTACCCGGGATCTCGACCGCGGCCGGGCGTCGGGCACGGGTGCCGGAGGTGATGGCCGCGCTGCTGGGCGGCCTGGCCGTCACCGAGCCGGTCCTGGTCGTGGTTGACGACGTCCACAACGCGTCGCCGGAGACGCTCGACGCGCTCGGAGGCCTCGTCGAGCGGCTGGACGGTGCGGTGCTCGTGCTGCTGCTCGGGCGTCCCGAGCTGGTGCGTACGCACGGCCTGCTCACCCGTCTGCCGGGGGCCGAGCCGATGCCGTTGCCGCCGTTGACCGGCGCCGCGGTGTCGCGGCTGCTCCGGTCGTACCTGGGCGGCCCGCTGGACCGGGCCGACGAGACACGCCTGCTCGCCACCGCCCAGGGCAACCCCTTCTACCTGGCCGAGCTGGTCTCGCTGCTGGTCGAGCAGGGCCGGCTGACCGGGGGCACGAGCGGGTGGCGGCTCGCGCCAGGCGGCTTCCGCGGCCGGCTGCTCTCGTCCGACCTGGCCGCCGTGCTGACCGCTCGCATCGACGCCCTGCCGAGCTACCCGCGGGCCGTGCTGCGTGACGCGGCCGTCGTCGGGGACCGGGTTCCGGCCGGGGCGCTGGAGGAACTGCAGGGCAGCCGCCGAGCGCCGGTGACCGTGACGGCCGACCTCGACCGCGCGCTCGGCGACCTGATCAGCCGCCGGATGCTCCGGCGCACCGCGAGCGGCGGCTACGGCTTCGTCACCGCGCTGATGCGCGAGGCGGCCTACAGCGGCATCGGCCACGCCGACCTGGCCGCCCGGCACGCCCGGATCGCGCGCTGGGCCGAGTCCGGCCCGATCCGCGGCCTGTCCGACGTGGAGCGCGACGAGTTCGTCGCGCGGCACGCCGAGCGGGCCCTGCGGCTGGCCGACCAGATGTCGCTGCCGCCTTCGCACGAGTCCAGGCGGGTGGCGACGATCGGCGTGGCGGCCCTGCACGGCCTGGCCGAACGCACGATCGCGGTCGGGGAACCGGCGCGGGCCCTCCGGCTGCTGGACCGGGCGATCGCGCTGCTGCCCGCGGGCGACCGGGGTCCGGTCTCCGACGACGATCTGCGCCTGCTCCGCTCGCGGGCACTGCTGGCCAGCGGGCGTACCGAAGAGGCGCGTGAGCTGGCGTCGTCGGTGGCCCTGGGAGAGGGCTCGGTCGCGGTGGCCGCGCTGCTGGTCAAGGGCGAGGCCTTGCGTGCGGCCGGGGAGACGCGCGCGGCGGTCGCGGCGTGGAGCCTCGCGCTGCGCAAGTCGCGCGCGGCGGAGCTGCCGAACTGCGAGAGCGAAGCGCTGCGCCGGCTCGGGATGCTCGACTACCTGGGCGGGCGGCTGCCGCTGGCCGAGCGCCGGTTCACCGCCGCCTACCGGGTCGCGTCGGCGTGCGGCGACGGACCGGGGACCGCGTGGGCGCTGCAGCACCTGGCGTGGTCGGCGACGACCCGCGGCGACTTCGGCCGGGCCGACCGGGTGCTGGAGGAGGCCAGGGCGGTGTTCGCCCGGCTGGACGACCCGGCCGGGCGCTCCTGGGTCCGCGGGACGACCGCGTTCGTCCGCCTGCTGGAGGGACGCCTGCACGAAGCACGTCGGCTGGCCGAGAAGTTCGTCCCCTACGCCGAACGGGTCGCCGACGGCTGGGCGGTGGCCGCGCTGCGGATCGTCGACGCGTTCGCGGCGGCCGAACTGGGCGACCTGACCCACGCCACCCAGCAGGCCGACCTCGCACACGCGGCGTTCCTCACCGGGCACGACCCGTGGGGCGCCAGCCTCGCGCTGACCGTCCGCGGCGTGATCGCCCGGGGCATGGACCGCCTCGACGACGCCGTCGACCTGCTCAGCGAGGCGCTGGAGACGGGGGCGCAGGTCGGGCACCCGCTCACCGCGGGCATCGCGCTGACCGTGCGGGGCTACTGCTACCTGGCGGCCGGTGAGCTGGCCGCGGCCGAGGCCGACGCGGTGCGCACGCTCGAACTCATCGAGCCGCTCGACGTCGACCCGTCGACCCGGGTGGGGCCGCTCGTCCTGCAGGCGCAGGCCCGGCGGTTGTCCGGTGACCGCGACGGGGCGCTGCAACTGCTGGGCGAGGTCGTGAACGATCCCAGCGGTCCGTCGCTGCTGTTCCCCCGCCGGCAGGCGCTGGCGCACTACGCCGGCGTGCTGCTCGAGGCGGGCAAGTCGGAGGAGTCGCTCGAGTGGGCGCGCCGGGCGTCGCGGGTGCCCGCGGAGGACGTCCGCAGCCGGGTCGTCTCGCGCCGGGCGCTGGCGGTGTCGCTGGCGGCCACCGGAGCGTTGTCCGAGGCGCTCACGGCCGCGGACGAGGCGGTCGCGCTCGCGTACGGCACCGAACAGGCTTCGGAGCGCGCCGCCAGCGACACCGTCCGTGACCGCGTTGCGCTGGCTCACGCACTGGAGCGACCGTCCGGTTAG
- a CDS encoding serine/threonine-protein kinase, protein MRSEASGTQPASPVAGLSDLTVLARGGYSTVYRARQDSIGREVALKIDTRALQSERDRRRFVREAESAGRMSGHPNVVNIYDAGVTEDNHPYLVMELCTGGSYATRLRQHGPLSPVEVRDVGVKIADALQAAHDNGILHRDVKPGNILINRYGVPGLADFGLAALPDPSRELSVTIEALTPAYAPPEVFRMEPPSPLGDQYALGASLYALLSGRPPRWPETGTPSLATMVMMLDEPIPDIPGIPANLSAVLRQAMAPYAEDRYPTVGELRDALAALDLDSDTGSRHGAFGGTPPVTPSSGGPSGGRPSSGGPSFGAPSYGPPSSGGGSYSAPGAGWQQAPPTGPPMGGQPPTSAFSSSPFSPVQQVSGGSGGKPAGGPPYGPPPHGFHAPQPTKEGLSPQTKRLMVMIIAVAVALLICGVVGSALLAVVGDSDTTTDYEPVPEETTGPAPTDATPVPSPTRSGELPGFPLDGLPSATGTVGAFGSVCEVAVVAASGTSAQASCPAKPECWRDRSDGGIRSRGCTNNHTWETYVIGTLASSATDAKAIRNDPNVQLLCSPTVLEAALSTTGQDTAGWRTTVSAYGATKFRCLAGKGTDELKQAYFVK, encoded by the coding sequence GTGCGAAGTGAGGCGTCCGGAACCCAGCCGGCATCACCGGTGGCCGGTCTGTCCGATCTGACCGTTTTGGCCCGTGGTGGTTACTCGACCGTGTACCGCGCGCGCCAAGACTCGATCGGACGCGAAGTCGCGCTCAAAATCGACACCAGGGCCCTGCAATCCGAGCGTGACCGCAGGCGTTTCGTCCGCGAGGCGGAGTCGGCGGGCCGGATGTCCGGGCACCCGAACGTCGTCAACATCTACGACGCCGGTGTCACCGAGGACAACCACCCGTACCTGGTCATGGAGCTCTGCACCGGCGGCTCGTACGCCACGCGCCTGCGCCAGCACGGGCCGCTCTCCCCGGTGGAGGTCCGCGACGTCGGGGTGAAGATCGCCGACGCGCTGCAGGCCGCGCACGACAACGGCATCCTGCACCGCGACGTGAAACCCGGGAACATCCTGATCAACCGGTACGGCGTGCCCGGCCTGGCCGACTTCGGTCTGGCCGCGCTGCCCGATCCGAGCCGCGAGCTGTCGGTGACGATCGAGGCGCTGACACCGGCCTACGCGCCGCCGGAAGTGTTCCGGATGGAACCGCCGTCGCCGCTCGGTGACCAGTACGCGCTCGGCGCGTCGCTGTACGCGCTGTTGTCGGGGCGTCCGCCGCGGTGGCCGGAGACCGGAACGCCGAGCCTCGCCACGATGGTGATGATGCTCGACGAGCCGATTCCCGACATCCCGGGGATCCCGGCGAACCTCTCGGCGGTGCTGCGGCAGGCGATGGCCCCGTACGCGGAGGACCGCTACCCGACGGTGGGGGAGTTGCGTGACGCGCTGGCGGCGCTCGACCTCGACTCCGACACCGGGTCGCGGCACGGCGCGTTCGGGGGCACGCCGCCGGTGACACCGTCGTCGGGCGGTCCTTCCGGGGGTCGCCCTTCGTCCGGGGGGCCTTCGTTCGGTGCGCCCTCCTACGGGCCGCCGTCGTCGGGTGGTGGCAGTTACAGCGCGCCCGGTGCCGGCTGGCAGCAGGCGCCGCCGACGGGGCCGCCGATGGGTGGGCAGCCCCCGACGTCGGCGTTCTCCAGCAGCCCGTTCAGCCCGGTGCAGCAGGTCTCGGGAGGGTCCGGCGGCAAGCCGGCAGGCGGCCCGCCCTACGGCCCGCCGCCGCACGGCTTCCACGCCCCCCAACCGACCAAAGAGGGCCTCTCGCCCCAGACCAAGCGGCTGATGGTCATGATCATCGCGGTCGCGGTCGCACTGCTGATCTGTGGCGTCGTCGGGTCGGCCCTGCTGGCCGTCGTCGGGGATTCGGACACGACCACGGACTACGAGCCGGTGCCGGAGGAAACGACCGGGCCCGCGCCGACGGACGCGACGCCGGTCCCCAGCCCGACGCGCTCCGGCGAGCTGCCGGGCTTCCCGCTGGACGGGTTGCCGTCCGCTACCGGAACCGTCGGTGCGTTCGGGAGCGTGTGCGAGGTGGCAGTGGTCGCGGCGAGCGGCACCTCCGCGCAGGCGTCGTGCCCGGCGAAGCCCGAGTGCTGGCGCGACCGGTCGGACGGCGGTATCCGATCCCGCGGCTGCACCAACAACCACACGTGGGAGACCTACGTGATCGGGACGCTCGCGTCGAGCGCCACCGACGCCAAGGCGATCAGGAACGACCCGAACGTCCAGCTCCTGTGCTCGCCGACCGTGCTGGAGGCAGCGTTGTCGACGACCGGTCAGGACACCGCCGGGTGGCGGACGACCGTGTCGGCGTACGGCGCCACCAAATTCCGTTGCCTGGCCGGCAAGGGCACCGACGAGCTGAAGCAGGCCTACTTCGTGAAGTAG
- a CDS encoding Crp/Fnr family transcriptional regulator codes for MDEVLARSGLFQGVEPESAEALAAHLEYLDIPKGHTIFSEGELGDSLYIVMSGKIKVGRRAADGRENMIAVMGPSDLFGELSLFDPGPRTASAVAVTDAKVARMRQQSLRPWITNRPEIAEQLLRVLARRLRRTNDALADLIFTDVPGRVAKNLLQLAKRFGTREGSALRLTHDLTQEEIAQLVGASRETVNKALADFTSRGWLRLEGKSVVLLDPERLSRRAR; via the coding sequence ATGGACGAGGTACTTGCCCGGTCAGGGCTGTTTCAGGGGGTCGAGCCGGAGTCAGCTGAGGCTCTCGCGGCCCACCTGGAGTACCTCGACATCCCGAAGGGTCACACGATCTTCTCCGAAGGAGAACTCGGTGACTCGCTGTATATCGTGATGTCCGGGAAAATCAAGGTCGGTCGTCGCGCTGCCGACGGCCGCGAAAACATGATCGCCGTGATGGGTCCGTCGGACCTGTTCGGCGAGCTCTCTCTGTTCGACCCCGGCCCGCGGACGGCGAGCGCGGTCGCGGTCACCGACGCCAAGGTCGCGCGGATGCGGCAGCAGTCGCTCCGGCCGTGGATCACCAACCGGCCCGAGATCGCCGAGCAGTTGCTCCGGGTGCTGGCCCGGCGTCTGCGTCGCACGAACGACGCACTCGCCGACCTGATCTTCACCGACGTGCCTGGTCGCGTCGCGAAGAACCTGCTGCAGCTCGCGAAGCGGTTCGGGACGCGGGAGGGCAGCGCGCTGCGCCTCACCCACGACCTGACGCAGGAAGAGATCGCGCAGCTGGTCGGGGCGTCCCGCGAGACCGTGAACAAGGCCCTGGCCGACTTCACGTCGCGCGGCTGGCTCCGCCTCGAGGGCAAGAGCGTCGTGCTCCTCGACCCCGAGCGCCTCTCCCGCCGCGCCCGCTGA
- a CDS encoding serine/threonine-protein kinase: protein MEIAFPVPGYTMLSVLGSGGFSTVYRALQESIGREVAVKIDHRILLDEADRARFRAEVRAAGQVSGHPNVIDIHDAGITVDGRAYLVMELCPAGSLADYLRQHGPLPPDRVLDIGVAIADALAAAHRYGVVHRDVKPANVLYDRYGHPELADFGLAARYDPTTESMSTLEVLTPAYAAPEMFWSRRPTPAVDVYGLSATLYALLSGRPPRWPLAEANPTDAEIAALHSAPIPGIEGVPDAVITVLRAGMAREPEKRLPTAGALRDALRAARDTVGNSTDRISDPGAPGADHDLADQPTARLPRLRPIVRGES, encoded by the coding sequence GTGGAGATCGCTTTCCCGGTCCCGGGGTACACGATGCTGTCGGTGCTGGGTAGCGGCGGTTTTTCCACCGTTTACCGAGCACTGCAGGAGTCGATCGGCCGCGAGGTCGCGGTGAAAATCGACCACCGGATTCTGCTCGACGAAGCCGACCGCGCCCGGTTCCGGGCCGAGGTGCGCGCCGCCGGCCAAGTTTCCGGCCATCCGAACGTGATCGACATCCACGACGCCGGAATCACCGTCGACGGGCGTGCCTATCTGGTCATGGAACTCTGCCCGGCCGGGTCACTCGCCGACTACCTCCGTCAGCACGGCCCGCTGCCGCCCGACCGCGTGCTCGACATCGGCGTCGCGATCGCGGACGCACTCGCGGCCGCGCACCGCTACGGGGTGGTGCACCGTGACGTGAAACCCGCGAACGTTCTCTACGACCGCTACGGCCACCCCGAGCTCGCGGACTTCGGCCTGGCCGCGCGGTACGACCCGACGACCGAGTCGATGTCGACGCTGGAAGTGCTCACCCCCGCCTACGCCGCGCCCGAGATGTTCTGGTCGCGGCGGCCGACACCGGCGGTCGACGTCTACGGGCTCTCCGCGACGCTCTACGCGCTGCTGTCCGGACGTCCGCCGCGGTGGCCGCTCGCGGAAGCGAATCCCACCGACGCCGAGATCGCGGCCCTGCACTCCGCGCCGATCCCGGGAATCGAAGGCGTGCCGGACGCGGTGATCACCGTGCTGCGGGCCGGCATGGCCCGTGAGCCGGAGAAGCGCCTGCCCACGGCCGGTGCGCTCCGGGACGCGCTGCGAGCCGCGCGGGACACGGTGGGGAACTCGACCGACCGGATCTCCGACCCCGGTGCCCCTGGCGCCGATCACGATCTGGCCGATCAGCCCACCGCCCGCCTTCCCCGGCTGCGCCCTATTGTCAGAGGGGAGTCGTAG